The region NNNNNNNNNNNNNNNNNNNNNNNNNNNNNNNNNNNNNNNNNNNNNNNNNNNNNNNNNNNNNNNNNNNNNNNNNNNNNNNNNNNNNNNNNNNNNNNNNNNNNNNNNNNNNNNNNNNNNNNNNNNNNNNNNNNNNNNNNNNNNNNNNNNNNNNNNNNNNNNNNNNNNNNNNNNNNNNNNNNNNNNNNNNNNNNNNNNNNNNNNNNNNNNNNNNNNNNNNNNNNNNNNNNNNNNNNNNNNNNNNNNNNNNNNNNNNNNNNNNNNNNNNNNNNNNNNNNNNNNNNNNNNNNNNNNNNNNNNNNNNNNNNNNNNNNNNNNNNNNNNNNNNNNNNNNNNNNNNNNNNNNNNNNNNNNNNNNNNNNNNNNNNNNNNNNNNNNNNNNNNNNNNNNNNNNNNNNNNNNNNNNNNNNNNNNNNNNNNNNNNNNNNNNNNNNNNNNNNNNNNNNNNNNNNNNNNNNNNNNNNNNNNNNNNNNNNNNNNNNNNNNNNNNNNNNNNNNNNNNNNNNNNNNNNNNNNNNaaaaaaaaaaaaaaaaagtaaaaaaaaaaaaaaaaagcggttCGGCGACTCTCGTTTTCAGGTAACTCGTCTGCATTGATCGTTGGATATATTTTGAATGTATGCATGCACACAATGTATATGCGTGTTTGGAATTAGGGCTTGATCGGACGTGAATTGGTAGGTTATTGTGATTTGCAGGGATATTGTTGTGTATATTGCGTGTCTTCGTTGTGGAAAAGGGAGATTTGACGTGTTAGTGGCGACGTAGGCGTGAGATATGTGTTGCGGTTGTGATTGAAGAGGGAGGGATCGAAGCTTGATTGTATaggttttgttgtttttttgattgcgtttttgtttttatttttgttgagcGATCGATTGATTTGATCGAGGCCGGATGTGGCATTAATAAGACTATGGCATATGAGAATATGCCGCTGTCGGCTAGCATGGCGCAATGTTGCGATTGCGAGTGCAGCTGTACGGTGATGGATAGATCCATTTCCGGGAAGTGGCTCCGCTCTGTTAAGCGAAAGTATGATGAATATGAGGATTCTGTGTTTTCTGTCCCGGGGTTAGTCATGCCTCTGACGGCTCGGATTGAGATCGGTAACGAATGTGCTGCTCTGCGTGAAATGGTGAGCGGCCAGCAGAAGAGCATTCAGGATTTGAGTATGGAGTTGGATGCGGAGAGGAGTGCTTCATCCTCTGCAGCCAATGAGACCATGCAAATGATCCTGAGGTTGGAAAGAGAAAAGGCCGAGATTCATATGGAATTCACGCAATTCAAGAGATTTATTGAGGAGAAATCGGCTCACGATCAGCAAGAGGTGTTGTCCTTGGAGGATCTGTTGTATAAGAGGGACCAAGCGATTCAAGCTTTGACATGTGAGGTGCAAATGTACAAGCACAGGATGATGAGTTTGGGGTTCACCGAGTCTGAGGTGGAGGTTGAGCTTGAGAAAGAGAGGGGTCGTTTGAGCTCGAATAATAGCTTCTCTGAGAATTCAAATGGACAATCTGATGTCCCTCAATATGAATATCCCCCACTAAAATGCTTGAACGAGAATCAAATTTACCTTTTGGCTGATAAGGAGGATGTGGATGTTGAGAAATATGCATTTGGGGAGACCCCACGCACGCATGACCATTTCCTGGATTTGGACAATAGGATCAACCAATTGGAAAAAAGTCCTAAGATCAGCCAGTTGGAAAGGAGCCCTAGGATCAGTCATCCTGATGGTGATTTCTATAAGAACAATGCGCTTGAAAAGGTGATAGTTGGTCATTCTCCAAGGCGACCAATGCATTTGAGGAAGTTTTCAACTGATAGTGCAGGATCtttaattataacaaataaagaaatgagtTATGATTTCGTAACAGAGTCTCCAAAGTTCGGTGGAAGTTTTAAGAAAGAAGGTTCTCTGAAAGACGAGCTTTCAAACTTGAGGAAAATGGATAACGCATCAGAAGTTGAAGATTGCATGAGTGACAGAGTTTATACAATCGATCCCATTCATCTAGGGGCACCTTATAATGGTATGACAGATCGTAAGGCATCTGTTGGAATCTGTGAGGATTATATGACAACCCCACGGGATTCATTGATTTATACAAACACAGAAGACGTTGATATCAAGAAGCTGTATGCAAGGCTTCATGCGCTCGAGGCTGATAGGGAGTCGATGAGGCAGGCATTAATTTCGATGAGCACTGATAAATCACAACTGGTATTGCTGAAAGAGATTGCCCAACAGTTGGCGAAAGACATGTCACAACCAGAGAGGACAATTGTGAGGAAGAAACGATCCACCACTGGCAGCTTTtcagttgtgtcaatattcaaGGTATTAAAGTAACAACTCATGTTTACATACttcatattaaatatatacCTATATCTGCATTGAATTTGTTTCCACTTCTTTGGATATTATACACTTGCTTTATCATTCCTGATATatccatttttttcaaaaaataatctaCATTATAACAAGTGGTAATTGCTATGTAATCCTTTTAAAAGTTCTGTAGTGGTAATTTCCATAAACATCTCCATCTTCTTTAATGCTTTTGAAAGCTTTCATGTTCTACCAAATACCTTATGCACACATTGCACAAACACCCATTTTGTGCCAATATGTCCTTAGTTTGCTGActgattctttaatttattatgtcCAGTGGATGATTTCCTTTGTGTCATGGAGAAAGAAATCACGCCGATGCAAGTGAGTCAATAACTTATCCATCTTGATTTCATAATTTATTGATGGCTGATTTTGTTTCTTTAAGCTGAACTTGTTTCAAACATGCTTTTGGCTGCATATCTGTGTATTATAAATTTGGAGTTCTATCCTTGTCTCTACCTTTCTGTCCCCCATCAAAGTACTAGCACCATCTTGTCTTTAGATGTACCATAAACATGACACTATTTGCTAGGgcatctacttttttttttttttttttttttttttttttttttNNNNNNNNNNNNNNNNNNNNNNNNNNNNNNNNNNNNNNNNNNNNNNNNNNNNNNNNNNNNNNNNNNNNNNNNNNNNNNNNNNNNNNNNNNNNNNNNNNNNNNNNNNNNNNNNNNNNNNNNNNNNNNNNNNNNNNNNNNNNNNNNNNNNNNNNNNNNNNNNNNNNNNNNNNNNNNNNNNNNNNNNNNNNNNNNNNNNNNNNNNNNNNNNNNNNNNNNNNNNNNNNNNNNNNNNNNNNNNNNNNNNNNNNNNNNNNNNNNNNNNNNNNNNNNNNNNNNNNNNNNNNNNNNNNNNNNNNNNNNNNNNNNNNNNNNNNNNNNNNNNNNNNNNNNNNNNNNNNNNNNNNNNNNNNNNNNNNNNNNNNNNNNNNNNNNNNNNNNNNNNNNNNNNNNNNNNNNNNNNNNNNNNNNNNNNNNNNNNNNNNNNNNNNNNNNNNNNNNNNNNNNNNNNNNNNNNNNNNNNNNNNNNNNNNNNNNNNNNNNNNNNNNNNNNNNNNNNNNNNNNNNNNNNNNNNNNNNNNNNNNNNNNNNNNNNNNNNNNNNNNNNNNNNNNNNNNNNNNNNNNNNNNNNNNNNNNNNNNNNNNNNNNNNNNNNNNNNNNNNNNNNNNNNNNNNNNNNNNNNNNNNNNNNNNNNNNNNNNNNNNNNNNNNNNNNNNNNNNNNNNNNNNNNNNNNNNNNNNNNNNNNNNNNNNNNNNNNNNNNNNNNNNNNNNNNNNNNNNNNNNNNNNNNNNNNNNNNNNNNNNNNNNNNNNNNNNNNNNNNNNNNNNNNNNNNNNNNNNNNNNNNNNNNNNNNNNNNNNNNNNNNNNNNNNNNNNNNNNNNNNNNNNNNNNNNNNNNNNNNNNNNNNNNNNNNNNNNNNNNNNNNNNNNNNNNNNNNNNNNNNNNNNNNNNNNNNNNNNNNNNNNNNNNNNNNNNNNNNNNNNNNNNNNNNNNNNNNNNNNNNNNNNNNNNNNNNNNNNNNNNNNNNNNNNNNNNNNNNNNNNNNNNNNNNNNNNNNNNNNgactccattttcaggactccggcctaaccaaaacaccatctttataacttcttttcacactcccttttcagggaggcacggttgaccgagtgccgacaccattttcaagactccggcctaaccaaaacaccatccttatgacttcttttcacactcccttttcaNNNNNNNNNNNNNNNNNNNNNNNNNNNNNNNNNNNNNNNNNNNNNNNNNNNNNNNNNNNNNNNNNNNNNNNNNNNNNNNNNNNNNNNNNNNNNNNNNNNNNNNNNNNNNNNNNNNNNNNNNNNNNNNNNNNNNNNNNNNNNNNNNNNNNNNNNNNNNNNNNNNNNNNNNNNNNNNNNNNNNNNNNNNNNNNNNNNNNNNNNNNNNNNNNNNNNNNNNNNNNNNNNNNNNNNNNNNNNNNNNNNNNNNNNNNNNNNNNNNNNNNNNNNNNNNNNNNNNNNNNNNNNNNNNNNNNNNNNNNNNNNNNNNNNNNNNNNNNNNacttcttttcacactcccttttcagggaggcacggttgaccgagtgccgactccattttcaggactccggcctaaccaaaacaccatccttataacttcttttcacactaccttttcagggaggcacggttgaccgagtgccgactccattttcaggactccggcctaaccaaaacaccatctttataacttcttttcacactcccttttagggaggcacggttgatcgagtgccgactccattttcaagactccggcctaaccaaaacaccatctttataacttcttttcacactcccttttagggaggcacggttgatcgagtgccgactccattttcaagactccggcctaaccaaaacaccatctttataacttcttttcacactcccttttagggaggcacggttgatcgagtgccgactccattttcaagactccggcctaaccaaaacaccatc is a window of Ipomoea triloba cultivar NCNSP0323 chromosome 16, ASM357664v1 DNA encoding:
- the LOC116007820 gene encoding myosin-binding protein 7-like produces the protein MAYENMPLSASMAQCCDCECSCTVMDRSISGKWLRSVKRKYDEYEDSVFSVPGLVMPLTARIEIGNECAALREMVSGQQKSIQDLSMELDAERSASSSAANETMQMILRLEREKAEIHMEFTQFKRFIEEKSAHDQQEVLSLEDLLYKRDQAIQALTCEVQMYKHRMMSLGFTESEVEVELEKERGRLSSNNSFSENSNGQSDVPQYEYPPLKCLNENQIYLLADKEDVDVEKYAFGETPRTHDHFLDLDNRINQLEKSPKISQLERSPRISHPDGDFYKNNALEKVIVGHSPRRPMHLRKFSTDSAGSLIITNKEMSYDFVTESPKFGGSFKKEGSLKDELSNLRKMDNASEVEDCMSDRVYTIDPIHLGAPYNGMTDRKASVGICEDYMTTPRDSLIYTNTEDVDIKKLYARLHALEADRESMRQALISMSTDKSQLVLLKEIAQQLAKDMSQPERTIVRKKRSTTGSFSVVSIFKWMISFVSWRKKSRRCK